The following nucleotide sequence is from Synchiropus splendidus isolate RoL2022-P1 chromosome 1, RoL_Sspl_1.0, whole genome shotgun sequence.
aaaaggcaaaattagATAAATAACTAGACTATGTCCATGACGAATACCAATATTGTTACATTACTCGTTTTCTTTATTTCTCACCcaaaaagttattttatttgcaacttAAATGTGAGTTTTTCCATAATCAACAAATGTATTAATAACATCAGTCTGTTGTCCAGTGCAGCAGGTCAGAGTCATTTTCTTGtggcattttctttcttttatattCCACAGGTAAAGCCAAGATTTCACTTCACTGCATGGTACCACAGGAACAATGACTGAATTTCAGGACAATTCCACATCTACTCAAGCAGCACACAATACAGAGGTTGACTTTTACTGTGTTTTTCaaggaaaaatcctgaaagaaactaAATGTCTGGAACACATCTGAACTACAGTCAGTACATGTCACCCGGACACCTAGGAATGGACAGAGTGTGGTTTACTTTTTGGGATTCAAAAGTTTTTATCGTCATCAATGTTAAAACATCACCCTTTACTTCCTTGCTTCTCTGCCCACTCACCTCAAGATTATTGcttgtaaatattgaacatgtaaATAAGGACCGTTTTCAGATCCGATTATCGGGACAAATTCCCTCAGAACACACTCTGGACCTGTAGACGTTTGGTATCATCATTCTGGATATATATGTTAAGTGTGAGGTGTTCAGTGCCCCTGACTGCTCTGCCATCAAGCACAGTTATTCTACTCAAACTGATTCCCCACAAACTACAAGGAAGTGGAACTCGTAACGTAAACGGTGAAAGGAATCATTTTCACCGTCAATCACATCCTGTTTAACACTCATGATGTCTGCATACATAAGACAGGCTTGTTTCAAGCTCTTGTTTCTGAGCTCTTGCTTTGGACCTGTCTGGAGTCGTCTGTACTGCatgtgaaaaaaacactttagtGGCAACGGCATAATGGCTATAAATCAGTGGATTCCGATTTTTCACCCACTACTCAACAGCAGTAACGGTTCATTCATATTTCCTGTACAAGCCATGAAACCCCCCAAGTGTTTCTCAGTACTGATGGTAGCCTGCCCTCTGTTACTGTCATCCGAGTCACTCACTGACTGGGATTTCCCATCTGACAAATCGattcataaaatataatattcaTGGGCTGCCTTTTTAACACCACTTACACTCATAAAGCTTTATTCACTCACAACGTGATTCAGGACTGTCACTTCAAACTCGTATGAAGTCATGTGACAGCTACGTGTGAGGCTTtaggatgtgtgtgtttcattgtAGTCTTTGTGATGCTGGTTTTACTTCATGAAGAGCATTGATGATGATGTAATGAAGAATGTTGTCTCTGTTAATGTGAAATAACCAGATCAACAAGTTTTTCACAGAGGGAAAATGCCTGCCATTCCTCAGTCTTTTAAAGTGTTTCTTAAATAGAGGGTGTGATGTGACACTCCCACGATGGCCTTCTTATGTATGGATTACACTGGATAACTCACCTTTTGGAGGACCAAAGGTACATACTCGCAGACACGcctgagcagcaggaagtgagggaCAGTTACCGTGACTGTCCACAAGAGGGACTAGATTCAGACATGCCACAAGGAGGAGTGAGCTGCAGAGGATTGGGAGTGTTTTGGTTTGCAACATCACAGCCTGTGTTCTGTGGGTTTTTATTTGAGGTTCAGTTGTGTGTGTATGGGTAAGAACCACGTAGTGTCCCGCATAGCTCCAAGTTATAGCAAAGCCTGTTGTACTGTTTATGTCAAacgtgtcaaacccaaggctcGGGGTCCCACAAGACATTTCATGTGGCCTGTGAAATGGCCGGCTCAAAATTTGTGCCATACTTATGACGACGTTGTGATATTTGAAGGTCCCAGCTTTAAGATGAGCTTCATCATCATTTGATTCAAACCTTAAAGAGTCAGCAGttgaaatgcagtttttttttcctttcgtgGCAGGACCAAGGACAGCATGTACCATGCACTTACCTATGCAACCATCCTGGAGATGCAGGCCATGATGACCTTCGACCCCCAACACATCCTGGCTGCGGGACACACCATGAAGGAGGCTCAAGCAATCTGCCAGCGGTGAGTTTTATCTGAAATACATAGAAccttttcaaatatttaaattgtcACATCAATGTGTTTATTTCCCCTCTGAATTTACGGTGAATTTAGGAATATAAAGTATACAAACTTGAGCGCTCTTTCTGTTGACCTTCATTTCAGATTCAGACAGTGGATTAGGTCACATCATTGGTGATGAAGAGCGATAAAGACATTTGTACACAGATTAGATTAGCCTGTCTGTATTCTTCTGTTGAAGACAAACGTTAAAGACAtccaaagcaacaacacaaccaACAGACGGGAGAATAAAGGAAAATACACTCGACATAAAAACTAAATGGAAAAAGCAAATGTGTATAAATGACAGGTGAGTAGAGAAACATGTAAAACCAGCAAATGAGTACATCTTGCTTAGggaaaacattatttatttatttttattacaccCAAAATCGCTTTTCAATATCCCAACCATGCTGGCAAAAAAGTGTGGTAAAATAGATGTTGACCATTCCCATATTTTCTGCTTGTGTCCTAAAATGTTCATGTTAAGGGAGGAAGTGCATCCAAAAATTGTTGAGGTTGTATTTTTGCAATCTCTCTCTTCTGATACCACATTCCTCgtaaaaatgatttttgtgGCTTGAAAGAAAGCCATCACCAAGAACTGGTACAGGAGGGAACACCAACACTAAGAGAATGGAAGACAATCATTtggggaatttaaaaaaaatacggAAGAAAAATGCTGCAAGAAATGGAAGAAATGGGTGAGAGATATAGTACATTTATATCACAAATGAAGACTATTATACGACTATATCTGTTGTAGAAAACAAGAATCTAATCCATGCTGttttgcatatttatttaataaaaaactCATAAAAAGGAACTAAGGTATTTGTTGTGTAGGCGTAACAAACACGCTGCACTCATTCAGCTGCGGGACTTTTTTCGTCTAACTGTTCCCAAGcacatttcttcatttcttcatttccgACATGCTTGTAAAGGATGTCAAATGTCAGATACGTGTGAGTGGCTTAGATCTGTCAAAGGGAGAGGTAACAGGAAGGATCTTGGTGAAACACAAAAGTAACcactgtctgtttttttgtcttagACACCGCAAAAAGTCTGCCTTCTCCAAAGGTTTCACAGAAGGTGGGAAAAGTTAGACAAGTGCTTTATCACATTCAAGCTCAAACTAAATGTATTTCTTGTTTTCACTCAGAGGAACTCCATGCTGAGGTCTGCTATGCTGAATGTCTCCTGCAGAGAGCTGCACTCACCTTCCTTCAGGTACGTGGAGCTCTTTCCCAGGTTTCTGTTTGgcatatttattgtgtttggtTTCTTATCTTATGACATTGTTTCAGGACGAAAACATGATCAGTTTCATCAAAGGTGGTATCAAAGTGAGGAACAGCTACCAGACCTACAAGTGAGCCACCATTTCTATctactttcctcctcctctattttcctcccacagctaaGTTTGCTTTCATCTTTTCATGCAATCCTGTCAGAGAGCTTCACGCCATCCTCCAGTCGACGGGCTACACTCATGGAAACGATCACGGACATTTTGAAGGAGGCGTCAAGTTGGGAGTCGGAGCCTTCAATCTTGTGAGTGGGATGAGTTCTATTGCAGATGTTTCTGAGAGGAAAACCCCCTCACACTGAGGCACATTATCATTtgagatcacatgacctcattTCCTGTTTCTCTTGCCCTTCAGATGATCTCCATGTTGCCTACACGGACCCTGAAGCTTCTGGAGTTTGTTGGTTTTTCTGGTAACAAGGTGAGGTTGATCCAATTGGTGACGTCGTGtatgaaaatagaaataaatctgtCATGAGGAATGATATGGCTTTGAATATGGTGgctactttgttttccatgagaCGTTTGTTAAGTTTCATTCGTGTCCCTCCGTGCAGGAGTTTGGTCTCCAACAGCTTCTGGAAGGTTCCTCTGAGAGCACCTTCAGGTCCTTCTTATGTAACATGTTGCTGCTGTGTTACCACACGTTCATGAGCTTCATTCTGGGTCGGTACACCCTCATAAGCACCGCTCCATGTCACAGGACCACGATCAACCTTTTGTTCCACTTGCAGGCACTGGAGAGGGCGACGTGGAAGATGCAGAGAAACTGCTTCAGCCGTATCTAAAAAAATATCCAAAGGTTCGTCCAGTTCAACGACTGTGTTTGCTGCGATGCGAGATTGAAATATAATCTCCCTTTCCTCTCCCAGGGATCTATATTCTTGTTCTTTGCTGGTCGTATTGAAGAGATTAAGGGGAACTTGGATGCAGTAAGTGACCACACAGAAGTGATTCATATGACAACATTCCTACATTAGATTCTATCAATATTTATTCAAAGATGAAATGCTGCATCTGATAGTTGAAGCATAGCAGATGcgtgaaacacaacaaaacattggtTAAAATCTACATGAAATTTCCAATGTTGTTCCTTTGTAAGCCTGTGAATATCAGCAAGGGATTTACACCTTTGTAAACTTGGCGTGGTTTTGACCGCCTCACATGTCGAGTTGACCCATGCATTTGTGTCCATTAGATCTGGTGGCTTGTGTGAGACAGCGTAATTCCAAAGTTCCAttcagaagttgtttttttttaatttttatttcaggctATCAACCGTTTCCAGGAGTGCTGCGAGGCCCAGCAGCAGTGGAAGCAGTTCCACCACATGTGCTACTGGGAGCTGATGTGGTGTTTCACGTACAAAAGACACTGGAAGATGGCGTACTTTTATGCTGACCTGCTCAGCAAAGAGAACGCGTGGTCAAAGGTGATCATGGTCATTGTGCACTCACCTGAATCTATTCCTCAGTATTTAAGAATTGTTGTTagctgtatttgtatttttatcccCTACACAACTTAGTGTttttactatattattattgaGACATTGCTGTACTAACTCCAGCCAAAATGTAAGCCGTGGTGTGAATGATGAAATGATGACTGCGCCCGTGTTTCCTTTGGAAATGGaagaatggaatggaatgggaaaaaaaacaagaaacagaaTGACAGAATGAAAATTTCCCGTCTGCAGGCAACGTATGTGTACATGAAAGCCGCCTACCTAAGTATGCTGTCTAGTGATGACTGTCTAACCTTTGGGGAGACTGCCGTCACTCTGTTCAGGTGTGAGCtcactctatctatctatctatctgtctgtctgtctgtctgtctgtctgtctgtctatctatctatctggaTTTCTTGAAACCATTTTCTCTCTGAATCTAGCTTTGTCACTGTCCACCACTCTCAAACATTGCTGTCTTTCTATGTCTATGTCAATGTAGGCAGGTTCCTGGACTGAAGCAAAAGATTGCCGGCAAGTCTCTACCAACTGAGAAATTTGCCATCAGGAAAGCCCGTCGCTATCTTTCAGAAAACCCCATCCCTCTCACTGCTGCCCCGCTGGTTAGTGCTCGATGAAAGATGAATGAACTACTCAATTGAATCAAATTGTACACTTGTTTTACACTTGGTTAAGAATGAGACACGGATCAAAGTTCCTCTGAAGCAAATGCTGAGTGATGTTGAGAGAGCGTGATATTTCCTGGCAAATTTGAGTAACTGAAATACTTATGTCTTTGTGTCTCAACTAGGAAATGATGTACATCTGGAATGGCTACACAGTCATCGGTAAACATAAAGACCTGACAGAGAACATGCTGAGAACCCTGGATGAAGCTCAGGCCAAGCTGGGGAACTGCGGGAGTATGGATACACTTTTTTCTAATGTTAACGTCAACCGACTGTTCAATGATCCAAGTTGCTCATTTACTGATCTGCTACCatcttaaatgtgtgtgtttacacgtAAGAATATTGACTGACTTTCCTCCCAGTGAAGTAGacatcacttaaaaaaaacaatcacagtCTATAGTGATTTCTTCATTTACCTTATTTTAACCAAGAATGTAAAATGTCTTTCTCAACCATTCCTGAAAATATACATGAGGAGATAGAAGCTTTCAATGAGGTTGCAAGTAACATAACATCTCATCCGTATAAAGCTTAATTCTGCATGGAGGACACAAACACGCTTTACATAGAGAAAAACCTGGCAGCAAATGTGCCTTTTTCAGTGGTCTTTAACTAACTCAACAGAGTGGCGGGAGCATTGCTGGAGAAATTTATTaacaatggaaataaatatataacaacAGAGACAGTGGTAGGTGGAGGCTATGCAGAGAACATGAAGCAAACCACTACAATATATTCTGGCATTGGAATTCATTTCCCATTAAATGTTCAAACTTTATACTTGGGGGAAGTAACAGTCCTGAAGTCCAAGAAAGATATCAAAGTTCTCCAGGTGCTCCTGGCAGCAAGTATTTGTACAATAGTAGACTTCGCCTCTCAGTGATAAGAAGTGGTGACTATGGATGATTGATGCATCCCTTTAGTTGTAGATGTATTAATGTTCCTATCATTTCTCAGTGTAAGGATGTTAATATTAGTCTTCACCCccccttttttctctttttttaaaggggTCTGTCCTTTACCTGGTCTTTTGTGAAGATAATTTATGGAATTGTCAAACAGGAaacttttaaataaaagaaaaatattacaAAGTAGTCTTTTTTCTAGTCACATGATCAGCTAAACATGCATGTCCTGTAACTGTGTTTAACAATACTCGTGAGTGGAATTTCCTACAATTGTACCAGCTTCTGTAACTGGATGAGTTTTgagctgattttatttttaggaaGAGCAAACCAGAGCATCAGTGTTTAACATCTTAAAATGTGCTATAAAAGACTGCGACCTACACGAGGATCACCACACACACCAAGGCTCACGGTCTGATCAGTGTTTCTTTCATTGTTTGACAGGAAACGAATTCACAACAGACGACCAGTGTCTGCTGAGTCTTCTGAAAGGCCTGTGTCTCAAACATCTTGGGCGGCATGAGGAAGCAGAACAATATTTTACACTTGTACTGTGCAAGTAAGTCTATAGTCGTGGAAATGTGTGGTTTATCTTTGAATTCTTGCCTTGTGTCCACATGACTTTTTAACTGATGGCAATATTTCCTTTAATAACATGTCATTTGTGCGATTGTGCGACAATAAACCTCAATGCAACGAGTGGTGCTGCACTTGCTATTGATTTTATTAAAAGAACGACATGACCAGGAATAAACAAATTCTATTCATCCATCGTAGCGAGTCCCAGATCAAGTATGACCACTACCTTGTCCCAAACGCCCTTCTGGAGCACGGCCTGTTGTGTCTGGAGCAGGGGAGGAACAGTGAAGCCATCAAACTCCTGGAGGCGGCAAAGTAAGTTGTAGGAATGCTCACAGCCATTCATTGATTCTCTGTTTGTCTGAGACATTGTTTTAACCCTTGTTGCAGACAAAATTACAAGAACTACTCCATGGAATCAAGGACACACTTCAG
It contains:
- the ttc39a gene encoding tetratricopeptide repeat protein 39A isoform X2, giving the protein MKMSDENLLNGCPRSDLSLSLKDCMAALDLFLRNDFEEALSRLQSRTKDSMYHALTYATILEMQAMMTFDPQHILAAGHTMKEAQAICQRHRKKSAFSKGFTEEELHAEVCYAECLLQRAALTFLQDENMISFIKGGIKVRNSYQTYKELHAILQSTGYTHGNDHGHFEGGVKLGVGAFNLMISMLPTRTLKLLEFVGFSGNKEFGLQQLLEGSSESTFRSFLCNMLLLCYHTFMSFILGTGEGDVEDAEKLLQPYLKKYPKGSIFLFFAGRIEEIKGNLDAAINRFQECCEAQQQWKQFHHMCYWELMWCFTYKRHWKMAYFYADLLSKENAWSKATYVYMKAAYLSMLSSDDCLTFGETAVTLFRQVPGLKQKIAGKSLPTEKFAIRKARRYLSENPIPLTAAPLEMMYIWNGYTVIGKHKDLTENMLRTLDEAQAKLGNCGRNEFTTDDQCLLSLLKGLCLKHLGRHEEAEQYFTLVLCNESQIKYDHYLVPNALLEHGLLCLEQGRNSEAIKLLEAAKQNYKNYSMESRTHFRIQAALHKAKGVKENGIHVPSSP
- the ttc39a gene encoding tetratricopeptide repeat protein 39A isoform X3 yields the protein MYGLHWITHLLEDQRTKDSMYHALTYATILEMQAMMTFDPQHILAAGHTMKEAQAICQRHRKKSAFSKGFTEEELHAEVCYAECLLQRAALTFLQDENMISFIKGGIKVRNSYQTYKELHAILQSTGYTHGNDHGHFEGGVKLGVGAFNLMISMLPTRTLKLLEFVGFSGNKEFGLQQLLEGSSESTFRSFLCNMLLLCYHTFMSFILGTGEGDVEDAEKLLQPYLKKYPKGSIFLFFAGRIEEIKGNLDAAINRFQECCEAQQQWKQFHHMCYWELMWCFTYKRHWKMAYFYADLLSKENAWSKATYVYMKAAYLSMLSSDDCLTFGETAVTLFRQVPGLKQKIAGKSLPTEKFAIRKARRYLSENPIPLTAAPLEMMYIWNGYTVIGKHKDLTENMLRTLDEAQAKLGNCGRNEFTTDDQCLLSLLKGLCLKHLGRHEEAEQYFTLVLCNESQIKYDHYLVPNALLEHGLLCLEQGRNSEAIKLLEAAKQNYKNYSMESRTHFRIQAALHKAKGVKENGIHVPSSP
- the ttc39a gene encoding tetratricopeptide repeat protein 39A isoform X4 → MYHALTYATILEMQAMMTFDPQHILAAGHTMKEAQAICQRHRKKSAFSKGFTEEELHAEVCYAECLLQRAALTFLQDENMISFIKGGIKVRNSYQTYKELHAILQSTGYTHGNDHGHFEGGVKLGVGAFNLMISMLPTRTLKLLEFVGFSGNKEFGLQQLLEGSSESTFRSFLCNMLLLCYHTFMSFILGTGEGDVEDAEKLLQPYLKKYPKGSIFLFFAGRIEEIKGNLDAAINRFQECCEAQQQWKQFHHMCYWELMWCFTYKRHWKMAYFYADLLSKENAWSKATYVYMKAAYLSMLSSDDCLTFGETAVTLFRQVPGLKQKIAGKSLPTEKFAIRKARRYLSENPIPLTAAPLEMMYIWNGYTVIGKHKDLTENMLRTLDEAQAKLGNCGRNEFTTDDQCLLSLLKGLCLKHLGRHEEAEQYFTLVLCNESQIKYDHYLVPNALLEHGLLCLEQGRNSEAIKLLEAAKQNYKNYSMESRTHFRIQAALHKAKGVKENGIHVPSSP
- the ttc39a gene encoding tetratricopeptide repeat protein 39A isoform X5, whose product is MCINDRHRKKSAFSKGFTEEELHAEVCYAECLLQRAALTFLQDENMISFIKGGIKVRNSYQTYKELHAILQSTGYTHGNDHGHFEGGVKLGVGAFNLMISMLPTRTLKLLEFVGFSGNKEFGLQQLLEGSSESTFRSFLCNMLLLCYHTFMSFILGTGEGDVEDAEKLLQPYLKKYPKGSIFLFFAGRIEEIKGNLDAAINRFQECCEAQQQWKQFHHMCYWELMWCFTYKRHWKMAYFYADLLSKENAWSKATYVYMKAAYLSMLSSDDCLTFGETAVTLFRQVPGLKQKIAGKSLPTEKFAIRKARRYLSENPIPLTAAPLEMMYIWNGYTVIGKHKDLTENMLRTLDEAQAKLGNCGRNEFTTDDQCLLSLLKGLCLKHLGRHEEAEQYFTLVLCNESQIKYDHYLVPNALLEHGLLCLEQGRNSEAIKLLEAAKQNYKNYSMESRTHFRIQAALHKAKGVKENGIHVPSSP
- the ttc39a gene encoding tetratricopeptide repeat protein 39A isoform X1, which codes for MSFIKWKRGVKKDEDANQAKDIPDGPDSPSRLAVINSPDLDPVLTDFRLQLPDNNHEPNSTHPTNGCPRSDLSLSLKDCMAALDLFLRNDFEEALSRLQSRTKDSMYHALTYATILEMQAMMTFDPQHILAAGHTMKEAQAICQRHRKKSAFSKGFTEEELHAEVCYAECLLQRAALTFLQDENMISFIKGGIKVRNSYQTYKELHAILQSTGYTHGNDHGHFEGGVKLGVGAFNLMISMLPTRTLKLLEFVGFSGNKEFGLQQLLEGSSESTFRSFLCNMLLLCYHTFMSFILGTGEGDVEDAEKLLQPYLKKYPKGSIFLFFAGRIEEIKGNLDAAINRFQECCEAQQQWKQFHHMCYWELMWCFTYKRHWKMAYFYADLLSKENAWSKATYVYMKAAYLSMLSSDDCLTFGETAVTLFRQVPGLKQKIAGKSLPTEKFAIRKARRYLSENPIPLTAAPLEMMYIWNGYTVIGKHKDLTENMLRTLDEAQAKLGNCGRNEFTTDDQCLLSLLKGLCLKHLGRHEEAEQYFTLVLCNESQIKYDHYLVPNALLEHGLLCLEQGRNSEAIKLLEAAKQNYKNYSMESRTHFRIQAALHKAKGVKENGIHVPSSP